The segment GTCAGCATAAAGCTCTTCGGTAAACATCCGTTCAAGATCGATTTCAACAAATGCAGGACGTGTCAAACTGTGATTATCCCGATACAATCTTAATATTACGCCATTGGACACAATACCATAAAGATAAGAATCACCTGCATTGAGCAGCTCCTGAATCAACCCGGTAGCAGATCTTCTCAAACCGTCATAACCAAAGCGGTGTTCACTTTTATCGAGTTCTGTTTCTGGTCCGACAAGCACCATTGGTACTGTATTACCGAGGCTGTTATGTGTAACAGGGAAGTCTCTGTCTCCGATCTTAATGGCAGGAACCCTGGTCAGATCCTTATATCCAAGAATGGATGAAAGAAGTGGAAAAAGCCAGTTATCAACGATATCCATCTCTCTAATTCCCTGGCGATGTTTCATTGACATGAAATCCTGCCATAGTGGCAATGCCATGCGGAAAGCTCGTCCGATTTCATCCCTGAGTCGCAGCCCCTTTGGGATATTGTAATCGGAATCTTCCATTTTTTTCGCTTTTCCCTGCCTGATTTCATCGAGCAGTGCACCAGGAAAAAGGCCTCCTTCAATGCGAACAGATTCAGCGACAAGTGATTCTTTTCTGGCCATTTTCAGTTTACTCCCCCACCGACCATACGAGCCGGAACCAGTACAAAAGCACCAATAATATCGGCCGGAAGTACTGGTTTTACTCCATAAGAGCCGCGGGCATTTGCAGCTTCACGCACACGACGGTGGTCTTTCAGCAGCTCTTCTGCACGGGCTTTTGCCAGGGCTTCTATTGACGAATTCATTTCCTGTATTTGATCAAGAGCCCATTTTATCTGTCGTGCTTTGAGACTATCAACCATATCACGAACCGGTTGAGCTTCAAGAAGAGGTTTGAGTGCATCATCAGTGAGGATTTTACCACCAGAGATTGCAATAATTACAGCTTCTTCTGCTAACATCAGTTTTTCCTCAGCACTGCGCTCTTTTCTTAGCGCCAACTGGCTTCGAAGCCTCAGCAGATAGATTGCGGTTCGCATCTCGACTGCATTAGTAAAAATAGCCCCACACCTGGCAATTAATGATGTATCACTCTGTGAAAGTGCAACTTCAGCAAGATAATCGGCAATAGCAGTGATAGCCGGATGAGTCCGATGCACAAAAATTGCTCCTGATTGCGGGGGATAGTGCAGATCGAAATAATCCGGAAGACCTCCATTCTCAACACGTTCACGCAATGCAGCAGGAAGATGTTCGACAGGCAATCTTAATCCTTTTGCTGTTTTCTCAACCGGTGTAGACAATGCACGGGAAGCTGCACAAACGAAGTTTTCCACATCATCTTCGGTACCCAGTGCCTTCATTGCCTTATTCCATTCAGGCATTACATCATCGGGTTTAAGTGCACGCTGTGCAAAACGGGTCACATTGCGTTTTGCAGTCTTGCGTAAACTTTCCCAGTGCGAATCCAGGTAGGTAGAGGGTTTTTCAAAGAATTCGGGACCAAACAGGCTGATGGCCTCAGCATCAGGTTCCCCCTTCAGCAAAACACTGCTTACAATAGCCTGTGACAGTTTTTCACTGTCATCTGGCATGGAAACCGGCACTCCGAGCTCTTTTTCGATCAGTTTGACTTTACGAAGAATATTCTCGAGAACGATTCCATCAACAGGGTTGTCTTCACCGTATATCATGACAGTTTTTACGATTTTTGCTTTTTGCCCGAACCGGTCCACCCGTCCTTCTCTTTGATCGTGACGGGTAGGATTCCAGGAGAGATCGTAATGGATAACCGCATCGAATACATCCTGCAGATTAATGCCTTCGGAAAGACAGTCAGTGGCAATCAATATTGGTCTTGTACCACGTAGACTCATGATTTTCTCTTCCCGTTCGACAGGAGCAAGTTCACCAGTAACGACATCGACTGTTTTATTCTTAAAAATGGTGCTCAGTTCATTTTTAAGGTAATTGGCGGTTGCGATATATCGACAGAAGATAACAGGGGCAAAACCATCATTTACAAGCTCGGTAACTTCAGCTGCAAGTCTTGCAAGCTTGGGATCTTTTTTTATTCCACAAAGCGATTCTGCTGTTTCAATAAGAGAACGGATCTGATCGAGGTATTCATTCTGTGCTGCACCTGGTTCAACATCGGATATTACCAGATCATCATCGCTTGTTCCATCGAGTATAGAATCGATTTGGATATCTTCAGTTGTTGCAGAATTATCATTTTTTTGTAATAAAGAATCGAGACGGGTTTGCAATGCCCTGACAGCTGCAGCCGGACTTGATGATACACATCTTAGAAGAGCGAGTGCTGCCCACCATGATAGTCTCTGCTGAAAAACGGTTCCGTTAATGCTGTCATTAATGATACTGCGTGCGTATCTTTTAATGTTGGTAAAGAATTGTTTCCATTGAGAGGTCAGTTTGTAGGTAGGATCAGGTGATTTACGCTGACGATCCGGGAAAAGAGTGGTATCCTGCCATTCTTCAATATCAGCTCTTCTTCTTTGAACAAAATGGTTTCCAAGTTTAATACGGAGTTCTTCTCTCCGCGATATTGAAATTTCAGAATCAGTCCTTAATTCTGCGAATTCAGGATTAATCAGTGATAATAGATTGGTAAATGAGTTTTCATCGCCACTATGAGGAGTTGCAGTGAGAAAAATCATATGTCTGTCCGGATCTAGGGAAAGGTCCCGAAGCAGAGTAAAACGCTGATGGCGGATGGAACCACTTCGACTGCAGGAGTGTGCTTCATCAACAATAACAAACTCCGGACAGGCATGCAGGAATTCATCACGGCGTTTATCTGATTTAATATAATCAAGAGAAATAATTGTAAACGGATATTCCCTGAAGATTGTCTGACCGTGTGGAAGCCCGCGTTCCAGGCTGCCAACGGTTCCCGGACGAACGATTACCGCTTCGATATTGAATTTGGCTGAGAGTTCATCACGCCACTGATCACAAAGATGAGGTGGACAAAGTACAGAAGCAGACCGTATTTCTCCACGGTCAAAAAGTTCCCTTAGTATAAGTCCTGCTTCAATTGTTTTACCAATACCAACATCATCAGCAATCAGAAGACGCACAGTAGCATGCTTGAGTGCCATAAGTAATGGAACAAGCTGATACGCGCGTGGTTCGATGGCAATATTTCCAAATGAGCGAAACGGACCGGCACCTGCGCGAAGTTTCAGCATAAGTGCATTCTGCAGGAGGCGGACTGCGGTACTGGTACC is part of the Fibrobacter sp. genome and harbors:
- a CDS encoding DEAD/DEAH box helicase; this translates as MLKLRAGAGPFRSFGNIAIEPRAYQLVPLLMALKHATVRLLIADDVGIGKTIEAGLILRELFDRGEIRSASVLCPPHLCDQWRDELSAKFNIEAVIVRPGTVGSLERGLPHGQTIFREYPFTIISLDYIKSDKRRDEFLHACPEFVIVDEAHSCSRSGSIRHQRFTLLRDLSLDPDRHMIFLTATPHSGDENSFTNLLSLINPEFAELRTDSEISISRREELRIKLGNHFVQRRRADIEEWQDTTLFPDRQRKSPDPTYKLTSQWKQFFTNIKRYARSIINDSINGTVFQQRLSWWAALALLRCVSSSPAAAVRALQTRLDSLLQKNDNSATTEDIQIDSILDGTSDDDLVISDVEPGAAQNEYLDQIRSLIETAESLCGIKKDPKLARLAAEVTELVNDGFAPVIFCRYIATANYLKNELSTIFKNKTVDVVTGELAPVEREEKIMSLRGTRPILIATDCLSEGINLQDVFDAVIHYDLSWNPTRHDQREGRVDRFGQKAKIVKTVMIYGEDNPVDGIVLENILRKVKLIEKELGVPVSMPDDSEKLSQAIVSSVLLKGEPDAEAISLFGPEFFEKPSTYLDSHWESLRKTAKRNVTRFAQRALKPDDVMPEWNKAMKALGTEDDVENFVCAASRALSTPVEKTAKGLRLPVEHLPAALRERVENGGLPDYFDLHYPPQSGAIFVHRTHPAITAIADYLAEVALSQSDTSLIARCGAIFTNAVEMRTAIYLLRLRSQLALRKERSAEEKLMLAEEAVIIAISGGKILTDDALKPLLEAQPVRDMVDSLKARQIKWALDQIQEMNSSIEALAKARAEELLKDHRRVREAANARGSYGVKPVLPADIIGAFVLVPARMVGGGVN